One Candidatus Binataceae bacterium DNA window includes the following coding sequences:
- a CDS encoding glycosyltransferase, which translates to MTTIPADARRDAGSASANEPVGSVAIIGTRGYPSFYGGFETLVRKLAPFLADRGWDVTVYGRPGRTVNSPQYQRENIRTLATRGIESKSLSTLTFGVTSILDASRRRPDVALVMNVANGYWLPILRRRRIPSVVNVDGIEWQRDKWSRLGKAVFERGAQLTARFGDILISDSKQIGAFWEENFGRGSVFIPYGGDLPDRELEPIAGLKRGGYALLVARFVPENTIAEFLDAAEQIAQRYPVVIVGSSGSGGPLEDRVRSLSASNRAVIWLGHLADDRKLYSLWQNCGAYFHGHSVGGTNPALVQAMACGAPTIARDTIFNREVLQDAGLFVEPHPQRIASAVETLLTDASLQASLSSRAQDRAGELYSWEAVCEAYRATISSAMACARRSGVPLPPKIS; encoded by the coding sequence ATGACCACCATTCCTGCTGACGCGCGTCGCGACGCAGGCAGCGCAAGCGCGAACGAGCCGGTTGGTTCGGTTGCGATCATAGGCACACGCGGATACCCCAGCTTCTACGGCGGATTCGAAACCCTGGTACGAAAGCTCGCGCCGTTTCTGGCCGATCGCGGCTGGGACGTTACCGTCTACGGCCGTCCAGGTCGCACAGTCAATTCGCCCCAATACCAACGAGAAAATATCAGAACATTGGCCACCAGGGGCATTGAATCAAAATCGCTGAGCACCTTAACATTCGGCGTGACCTCGATCCTCGATGCGTCGAGGAGAAGGCCGGATGTCGCGTTGGTTATGAACGTCGCCAACGGATACTGGCTTCCAATCCTCCGGCGGCGTCGGATTCCGTCTGTGGTCAACGTGGATGGAATCGAGTGGCAACGGGACAAATGGAGCAGGCTCGGTAAGGCCGTTTTCGAGCGCGGTGCCCAACTCACCGCAAGATTCGGTGACATTCTTATCTCCGACTCGAAGCAGATCGGTGCGTTCTGGGAGGAGAATTTTGGTCGCGGCAGCGTATTCATACCATATGGCGGCGACCTGCCGGACAGAGAACTCGAACCGATAGCAGGACTCAAGAGGGGAGGATATGCGCTGTTGGTCGCCCGCTTTGTGCCGGAGAACACAATCGCTGAATTTCTCGACGCTGCAGAACAGATAGCGCAGCGGTATCCGGTGGTGATTGTCGGATCATCCGGCAGCGGTGGGCCACTTGAAGATCGAGTTCGCTCCCTCTCCGCATCGAATAGGGCCGTCATCTGGCTGGGACACCTCGCGGATGACCGCAAGCTCTACTCGTTATGGCAAAACTGCGGGGCGTATTTCCATGGACACAGTGTAGGAGGTACCAATCCGGCCCTTGTCCAAGCCATGGCATGCGGAGCTCCGACAATTGCGAGGGACACGATATTCAACAGGGAGGTCCTCCAGGACGCGGGCCTATTTGTCGAACCGCATCCGCAGCGCATCGCAAGCGCAGTGGAAACCCTGCTAACCGATGCCTCGCTGCAGGCGTCGCTCAGTTCGCGGGCGCAGGATCGTGCGG
- a CDS encoding lipopolysaccharide biosynthesis protein produces the protein MTSGSGPPSQIPCLDDNHYRRGWKVYRRSGGIDIGGTHTNGQSAVRGVQSLKLGAAAQILPLIAGSGVNVVATPYVVSRLGLHDFGIWSITAAIAQCAAMFDFGVSRAANRYVALFHARGDIQSERSVVGVCLAALIGFSGVLYAVPLLIPGLLNQILRTRDAALAQFLVVSAMTMLICGLLGRALAGASNGRGRFVAANIGVAVLVVAQVVGGVVALVGSPTLRSFALGTAVGSGVGLCAVVATILFDEHRIVIGRPKAALAREILTYGIKVWVFGAADIMKFQSGKLIAGIVIGPAAAGVYELGSRLVQGAQTFGAAASVALTTHLTRAYALGGKAAIVAQYSRLTRRNAAVAISLPLLLCATSFSAVPLWLGERHDGVVMVLAGLAPGVAVSVSTGVCSASMLAIGRSGTIAGAAIAATAIGVAVALPLAQAFGFKGIVAGYGCWIIVSDLLGLWFLQSRMGISLTEYVRAIRGPFALGTVATLAALPIGIIAMPQDRASALVPFLLSSAIFCAIYAILGWQLDYLPRFRGGGKDQSRGADERLTEPAANRDETSEIGGLRL, from the coding sequence GTGACTAGCGGTAGCGGCCCCCCCTCGCAGATTCCGTGTCTTGATGACAATCACTACCGACGCGGATGGAAGGTTTACCGACGCAGCGGCGGGATCGACATTGGGGGCACCCACACGAATGGGCAGTCTGCCGTCCGCGGCGTGCAGTCGCTCAAGCTGGGAGCGGCTGCCCAGATACTTCCCCTGATTGCCGGGTCCGGCGTCAATGTGGTCGCCACACCATACGTCGTCAGTCGGCTCGGACTGCACGACTTCGGTATCTGGTCGATCACAGCCGCGATCGCGCAGTGCGCGGCTATGTTCGATTTTGGGGTCTCCCGCGCGGCCAACCGATATGTCGCCCTGTTCCATGCACGCGGGGATATTCAAAGCGAACGTTCCGTCGTCGGTGTTTGCCTTGCCGCGCTGATCGGATTCAGCGGCGTACTGTACGCGGTTCCGCTGCTCATTCCCGGCTTGCTGAACCAGATTCTGCGCACGCGCGATGCAGCGCTAGCCCAGTTCCTTGTTGTGTCCGCGATGACCATGCTGATCTGCGGGCTGCTTGGCAGGGCTCTTGCGGGAGCCTCGAACGGCCGGGGTCGCTTCGTGGCGGCAAACATCGGCGTTGCCGTTCTTGTGGTCGCGCAGGTTGTTGGTGGAGTGGTCGCGCTGGTCGGCAGCCCGACCCTGCGCAGTTTCGCGCTGGGCACCGCCGTGGGATCGGGCGTCGGACTCTGCGCGGTCGTGGCGACTATTCTTTTCGACGAGCACCGGATCGTCATCGGCCGGCCGAAGGCTGCCCTGGCGCGGGAGATCTTGACCTACGGAATCAAGGTGTGGGTGTTCGGCGCCGCCGACATCATGAAGTTCCAATCCGGCAAACTCATCGCCGGTATCGTCATCGGCCCGGCAGCTGCAGGCGTTTACGAATTAGGCAGCCGACTGGTACAGGGAGCCCAGACGTTCGGGGCCGCCGCTTCGGTGGCGCTGACGACCCACCTCACCAGGGCATACGCGCTCGGCGGGAAGGCCGCGATTGTCGCCCAGTATTCTCGCCTGACACGCCGTAACGCGGCGGTCGCCATATCCCTGCCGCTACTTTTGTGCGCCACGTCGTTTAGCGCTGTTCCCCTCTGGCTGGGCGAGCGCCACGACGGCGTCGTGATGGTTCTTGCTGGCCTTGCCCCCGGGGTTGCCGTCAGCGTGTCAACGGGTGTCTGTTCCGCGAGCATGCTCGCGATCGGGCGATCCGGCACCATCGCCGGCGCAGCGATCGCAGCCACCGCCATCGGTGTAGCAGTGGCGCTGCCACTCGCCCAAGCATTTGGATTCAAGGGAATCGTTGCGGGATACGGATGCTGGATCATTGTCAGCGACCTGCTCGGGCTGTGGTTCCTTCAATCCCGAATGGGAATTTCATTGACAGAATATGTACGCGCCATTCGAGGTCCGTTCGCATTGGGGACTGTCGCAACGCTCGCGGCGCTGCCGATAGGTATTATTGCTATGCCGCAAGATCGTGCATCGGCTCTAGTACCTTTCTTGCTCTCCAGCGCCATCTTCTGCGCCATCTACGCAATCCTGGGATGGCAGCTTGATTACCTGCCCCGATTTCGCGGCGGCGGCAAGGACCAATCGCGCGGCGCAGACGAACGACTGACAGAGCCGGCGGCTAACAGAGATGAAACCTCTGAAATCGGAGGTCTACGTCTATGA
- a CDS encoding glycosyltransferase family 2 protein, translating into MSVVTRQSEAPKASAGNSQGIGAAMSAANGAAAAPTTGVVPAAADGSSPKVSVCVPVHNGADTIERSIDSVLAQTYTEFECVVVDNDSSDATVERVLGYRDRRIRLVRNETNLGGVRNHNKCVSVARGELIQFVHADDWLLPHCLETLVPLFDANNVGLAFAPRRVVSADESWKARYGRLEGPLRPLRPVNKGSDLVRRYLAAGGGGNPIGEPTSVMVRRATLIEVGGFRPQTPLLSDIDLWLRVLCRSDAAFVEDELTVRWHHDAGSQTSAYKTAYPLDIMLVLTSLVQSEALSPRLRLRAFTLWLKAGARMPKVLLETPRHLRARRAMSFATQAGYLALGRRLEFE; encoded by the coding sequence GTGTCGGTCGTGACCAGGCAGTCCGAGGCCCCGAAGGCCTCGGCTGGCAACTCGCAGGGCATCGGCGCTGCAATGAGCGCCGCAAATGGCGCGGCGGCAGCACCGACGACCGGTGTGGTCCCCGCGGCCGCCGATGGTTCCTCGCCCAAGGTGAGTGTCTGCGTTCCCGTGCACAACGGCGCCGACACCATCGAGCGGAGCATCGATAGCGTATTGGCGCAGACCTATACGGAATTCGAATGTGTTGTGGTGGACAATGATTCGAGCGACGCGACGGTTGAGCGGGTCTTGGGCTACCGGGACCGGCGGATCCGGCTGGTGCGAAATGAAACGAACCTCGGCGGGGTGCGCAACCACAACAAGTGCGTGAGCGTCGCGCGGGGCGAATTGATCCAGTTTGTGCATGCGGATGACTGGCTGCTTCCTCATTGCCTGGAAACGCTGGTCCCTTTGTTCGACGCGAACAATGTGGGGCTGGCGTTTGCGCCGAGACGCGTAGTGAGCGCGGACGAATCCTGGAAGGCGCGCTATGGCCGCCTCGAAGGACCGTTGCGACCGCTGCGCCCCGTCAACAAGGGCTCCGATCTGGTTCGCAGGTACCTCGCCGCCGGCGGAGGCGGGAACCCCATCGGCGAACCGACCTCGGTCATGGTTCGACGGGCGACCTTGATTGAGGTCGGTGGCTTCCGGCCACAGACGCCACTACTCTCGGATATCGATCTGTGGTTAAGGGTCCTCTGTCGATCGGATGCGGCCTTCGTCGAGGACGAACTCACGGTTCGCTGGCACCATGATGCTGGTTCGCAGACCAGCGCATATAAGACGGCGTATCCGCTCGACATCATGTTGGTGCTGACCAGCTTGGTGCAAAGTGAAGCGCTGAGCCCCAGGCTGCGCCTACGCGCCTTCACGCTCTGGTTGAAAGCCGGCGCTCGAATGCCGAAGGTGCTTCTCGAGACCCCCCGCCATTTGCGCGCCCGACGCGCCATGAGTTTCGCGACCCAAGCGGGTTATCTAGCATTGGGGCGGCGCCTTGAGTTCGAGTAA
- a CDS encoding NAD(P)-binding protein, with translation MTEAPIVIVGTGFAGFGAGHRLESAGRPYVVYDRNAFIGGHTASHELPGGFVFDEEPHISFAKDERIQQILADAVCGRYEAVQIGGQLLAGGSHPDPGARADRGDEIRLSVDPSLELERRGHAATESDPILGRRFVVPIPKVEVL, from the coding sequence ATGACCGAAGCCCCCATTGTCATCGTCGGCACCGGATTCGCCGGGTTCGGGGCCGGCCATCGGCTAGAGTCTGCTGGCCGGCCGTACGTCGTATACGACCGCAACGCCTTCATCGGCGGCCACACGGCGAGCCACGAACTCCCCGGCGGATTCGTCTTCGACGAAGAACCCCATATTTCCTTCGCCAAAGATGAGCGGATCCAGCAGATCCTTGCTGACGCTGTCTGCGGGCGGTATGAGGCTGTCCAGATAGGAGGACAGCTACTGGCAGGGGGATCGCATCCCGATCCTGGCGCCCGAGCAGATCGCGGCGACGAAATCCGATTATCTGTTGATCCTTCCTTGGAACTTGAAAGACGAGGTCATGCAGCAACAGAGTCAGATCCGATCCTGGGGCGGCGCTTCGTAGTCCCAATCCCGAAGGTCGAAGTTCTATGA
- a CDS encoding SDR family oxidoreductase: MKILVTGTEGYIGTRLAPLLIADGHEVVGLDTGYYRDGWLYSPTPQPYITPRLLNKDLRSVVPDDVEGFDAVVHLAELSNDPLGENKPEVTYRINHEGSVNLARMAKAAGVSRFVYASSCSVYGLGVGDWLDETSPVNPQTAYAKCKVMVERDVKPMGDSSFCATFLRNATAYGASPRMRFDIVINDLCGLAWTKKRIAMTSDGSPWRPVVHVEDICLAIRLTLGAPPSTVNGEAFNVGSNAENYRIRDIAQTIASVFPGCEVSTGSSTGDNRSYRVKFDKIRKHLPTFETQWSALQGAQELRTLFERIEMSPDTFGYRAFTRLKQLRYLSDTGQIDDEFRWSEARNSAALPV; encoded by the coding sequence ATGAAAATCCTGGTTACCGGTACTGAAGGCTATATAGGCACGCGGCTCGCTCCGCTACTGATCGCCGACGGACACGAAGTGGTCGGACTGGACACGGGCTATTACCGCGACGGCTGGCTGTATAGCCCGACTCCCCAGCCCTATATAACCCCGCGGCTGTTGAACAAGGATCTGCGCAGTGTGGTTCCCGATGACGTGGAGGGGTTCGACGCGGTGGTGCATCTCGCCGAGCTCTCGAACGATCCGCTGGGTGAAAACAAGCCCGAGGTGACTTACCGGATCAATCACGAGGGTTCCGTCAACCTCGCGCGAATGGCAAAGGCCGCCGGAGTCTCGCGCTTCGTCTACGCATCCTCGTGCAGCGTCTACGGTCTAGGAGTAGGCGACTGGCTCGACGAGACTTCTCCTGTCAATCCGCAGACCGCATACGCGAAATGCAAGGTCATGGTGGAACGGGATGTCAAGCCGATGGGCGATTCGAGTTTCTGCGCTACTTTTCTGCGCAACGCGACGGCTTACGGCGCCTCGCCCCGCATGCGATTCGATATCGTTATCAACGATCTGTGCGGGCTCGCTTGGACCAAGAAGCGGATTGCGATGACGAGCGATGGCAGTCCCTGGCGGCCCGTAGTACACGTCGAGGATATCTGCCTTGCGATACGCCTGACGCTGGGCGCGCCGCCCTCGACGGTCAACGGCGAGGCCTTCAATGTAGGTTCGAACGCAGAGAACTACCGTATCCGCGACATAGCGCAGACCATCGCGTCGGTGTTTCCGGGGTGCGAGGTCTCGACGGGATCGAGCACGGGTGACAATCGCAGCTACCGGGTAAAATTCGACAAGATCCGCAAGCATCTGCCGACGTTTGAGACGCAGTGGTCCGCCCTGCAGGGTGCGCAGGAACTGCGAACCCTGTTCGAGCGAATCGAGATGAGCCCGGATACATTCGGCTATCGCGCATTCACGCGCCTGAAGCAGCTGCGCTATCTGTCAGATACGGGGCAGATAGACGACGAGTTCCGCTGGTCCGAAGCGCGCAATTCGGCCGCCCTGCCGGTCTGA